In one Blastocatellia bacterium genomic region, the following are encoded:
- a CDS encoding nucleotide sugar dehydrogenase, with product MDKNIPIAIFGGCGHIGLPLGLLLADIGYQVSLFDINEKTIDMVNAGQMPFLEEGASELLEKNIGKNLIATRDSNCLSKAKIVISVIGTPVDEHLNPTTYKFLENVQEILGKISENSLLILRSTIYPGVTKLLYEKIKRSNKKVSLAFCPERIAEGKAIEEMKKLPQIISAYEKEALLQARELFSQITEKIIELEPLEAELAKLFCNSWRYLNFAISNQFYMLTQSYGLDFYRIHEAITQDYPRMKSFAKAGFAAGPCLLKDTIQLSTFASNNFFMGQAAILINEGLPNFIINQLGPAKLASSSVAVLGMAFKGDSDDSRESLSYKLCKLLEIYCPRVYRNDPYIDDPRFVNLEEALNADIIILGAPHTIYKNLKFPKEKTIVDVWGFWKN from the coding sequence ATGGATAAAAATATACCTATAGCAATTTTTGGTGGATGTGGTCATATTGGATTGCCCTTAGGCTTATTACTTGCAGATATCGGTTATCAAGTTTCTCTTTTTGATATAAATGAGAAAACTATTGATATGGTAAATGCTGGTCAAATGCCTTTTTTAGAAGAAGGTGCTAGTGAACTGCTAGAAAAAAATATTGGTAAAAATCTAATAGCTACAAGAGATAGCAATTGTTTATCAAAAGCTAAAATAGTTATTAGCGTTATTGGTACACCTGTTGACGAACATCTTAACCCTACTACTTATAAATTCTTAGAAAATGTCCAAGAGATATTAGGAAAAATTAGTGAAAACAGCTTATTAATATTACGTAGCACGATTTACCCAGGTGTAACTAAGCTTTTGTATGAAAAAATAAAACGCTCTAATAAAAAAGTCTCATTGGCTTTTTGTCCAGAAAGAATTGCTGAAGGTAAAGCAATAGAGGAGATGAAAAAACTTCCACAAATTATTTCTGCTTATGAAAAAGAAGCACTTCTACAGGCTAGAGAACTTTTTAGCCAAATTACAGAAAAAATAATTGAATTAGAACCACTTGAGGCAGAGCTAGCAAAGCTATTTTGCAATAGTTGGAGATACTTAAATTTTGCTATTTCTAATCAATTTTATATGTTAACGCAAAGTTATGGGCTAGATTTTTATCGCATTCATGAAGCAATAACTCAGGACTATCCTAGAATGAAAAGTTTTGCAAAAGCTGGGTTTGCTGCCGGGCCTTGTTTATTAAAAGATACTATCCAATTATCAACATTTGCTAGCAACAATTTTTTTATGGGACAAGCGGCAATATTAATTAATGAAGGATTGCCTAATTTTATTATTAATCAACTTGGGCCAGCAAAACTTGCTAGTTCTAGTGTAGCCGTACTAGGGATGGCTTTTAAGGGGGATTCTGATGACTCTAGAGAGAGTCTTTCTTATAAACTTTGCAAATTATTAGAAATTTACTGTCCAAGAGTTTATCGTAATGACCCATATATTGATGATCCTCGCTTTGTTAACTTAGAAGAAGCTCTTAATGCAGATATTATTATTTTGGGTGCGCCACATACTATTTATAAAAATCTAAAATTTCCTAAAGAAAAAACTATAGTAGATGTTTGGGGTTTTTGGAAAAATTAA
- a CDS encoding NAD(P)-dependent oxidoreductase produces MKILITGSAGFISGYLVADLLEAGHEVVGIDNFSKYGQTEKSYDKHPRYKFVHGDVKDVNLLTECLMDCDHFVMSAAMIGGISYFHEFAYDLLAENERITAASFDAAIAAHKKGKLQKVTVVSSSMVFENTNEFPTPEGAQRRCSPPSSTYGFQKLATEYFAQGAWEQYKLPFTIARPFNCVGVGERRALRDKEISSGNVKLAMSHVVPDLVQKILKGQDPLHILGNGNQVRHYTYGGDLAKGIHLCITHPEALNQDFNLSTPVATTVIELAQAIWQKIYGDEKPFRYTSDPAYEYDVQMRSPEVTKASNILGFNATTTLSEILDEVIPWIDEQIKLGTI; encoded by the coding sequence ATGAAAATATTAATTACAGGTTCAGCAGGCTTTATTTCTGGCTATTTGGTTGCAGATCTATTAGAAGCAGGACATGAAGTAGTAGGAATAGATAATTTTAGTAAGTATGGTCAAACAGAAAAATCTTATGATAAACATCCTAGATATAAGTTTGTACATGGTGATGTTAAGGATGTTAATTTGTTAACAGAATGTTTAATGGATTGTGACCATTTTGTTATGTCTGCTGCTATGATTGGTGGAATTAGTTATTTTCATGAATTTGCTTATGATTTATTAGCCGAAAATGAGCGCATTACGGCTGCATCTTTTGATGCTGCTATTGCAGCACATAAGAAAGGTAAATTACAAAAAGTTACTGTTGTTTCTTCTAGTATGGTTTTTGAAAATACCAATGAATTTCCTACACCAGAAGGAGCGCAAAGACGCTGCTCACCTCCTAGTTCAACTTATGGCTTTCAAAAACTTGCTACAGAATATTTTGCCCAAGGTGCTTGGGAACAATATAAATTGCCTTTTACTATTGCTAGACCTTTTAATTGTGTAGGTGTTGGCGAACGTCGCGCCCTTAGAGATAAAGAAATTTCTAGTGGAAATGTAAAACTTGCTATGTCGCATGTTGTTCCAGATTTGGTGCAAAAAATACTAAAGGGTCAAGATCCTCTTCATATTCTTGGTAATGGTAATCAAGTAAGGCATTATACTTATGGTGGTGACTTAGCAAAAGGTATACATCTTTGTATTACACATCCAGAGGCACTAAACCAAGACTTTAATCTTTCAACTCCTGTAGCAACAACAGTTATTGAACTAGCACAAGCAATTTGGCAAAAAATTTATGGTGATGAAAAACCTTTTCGTTACACTAGCGATCCAGCTTATGAATATGATGTACAAATGCGTTCACCTGAAGTTACTAAAGCTAGTAATATATTAGGGTTTAATGCTACTACAACTTTAAGTGAAATACTTGATGAAGTAATACCTTGGATTGATGAACAGATAAAATTAGGGACAATCTAA